One window from the genome of Streptomyces sp. NBC_01476 encodes:
- a CDS encoding glycosyltransferase family 2 protein, with translation MEPNTPEGISFVVPCFNSGNYLEAAVESLLQQPHAFPYEVVVVDDGSDDQPTLRALSLCAGRAEVRIVRQEHSGHHAARNAGIDAARYAYVMQLDADDRLATAPELLAAGSYPDRAVTLLKTHQQLAFVHTMSRMIGDFEGLTISSYPCREELILRKHHVPTSIVYRRDDAIRGGLYDPRVRKWGDWAFAVNLIAGRFRRGAANNIVCIPAPMHEYRVHSRTRRVSDADVSEFDMTLLVVEKNIDLFRARLNRDDSAEDMAREVLASKPSRLIDLIRMAEFDVEQALTVASQREFSLSSPFEGLGIP, from the coding sequence TTGGAACCGAACACGCCCGAGGGGATCAGCTTCGTCGTCCCCTGCTTCAACTCCGGGAACTACCTGGAGGCAGCCGTGGAGTCCCTTTTGCAGCAGCCCCACGCCTTCCCGTACGAGGTCGTGGTGGTGGACGACGGCTCCGACGACCAGCCCACACTTCGTGCCCTTTCACTGTGCGCCGGGCGGGCCGAAGTCCGTATCGTCCGCCAAGAGCACAGCGGACACCATGCCGCCAGGAACGCCGGCATCGACGCCGCACGCTACGCGTACGTCATGCAACTCGACGCCGACGACCGACTCGCCACCGCGCCTGAACTTCTGGCGGCCGGCAGTTACCCGGACCGAGCCGTCACGCTCCTCAAGACGCACCAGCAGCTGGCCTTCGTCCACACGATGTCGCGGATGATCGGCGACTTCGAGGGGCTCACCATCTCCTCGTATCCCTGCCGCGAGGAGCTGATCTTACGCAAGCATCACGTGCCCACCTCGATCGTCTATCGCCGCGATGACGCCATCCGCGGTGGTCTTTATGATCCCCGTGTACGCAAGTGGGGGGACTGGGCGTTCGCTGTGAACCTCATCGCGGGGCGTTTCCGCCGAGGTGCCGCCAACAACATCGTGTGTATCCCGGCCCCCATGCATGAGTACCGGGTCCACTCCCGCACACGACGGGTCTCCGATGCTGACGTGTCCGAGTTCGACATGACGCTGCTGGTGGTCGAGAAGAACATCGACCTGTTCCGGGCCCGCCTCAACCGCGACGACTCCGCGGAGGACATGGCGCGCGAGGTTCTCGCCTCCAAGCCGTCTCGGCTCATTGATCTGATCCGGATGGCCGAGTTCGATGTCGAACAGGCCCTGACGGTCGCGAGCCAGCGGGAGTTCTCCTTGTCAAGCCCCTTCGAGGGCCTGGGGATTCCCTAG
- a CDS encoding DnaB-like helicase N-terminal domain-containing protein: MNQRTAPGPDTPSRPPTAAPAADEPPNDLVAEQAVLGACMFQHQAVDEVRALLVPEDFYRPAHETVWRAILALRAEDAPTDPIVLGDFLLGRGDLNRIGGTTYLHVLAGAPPTVANAAYYAEIVRRKADLRRLRENGLRTLQRAAEPGADPDAIRSAAEAELRAERDRALATGGGRLSRYLVDGWRFVTETGADTDPLWGTREQTAWSSGESLMIVGPPGVGKTTLAHQVILARLGLQDTVLNMPVSPSERVLYLAMDRPKQIAHAMARRVAPEHEPVLRDRLAVWQGPLPATLDKEPDLLADLAAAHQADTIVIDSLKDAVSTLVDDALAVAFHNARMRALRNGVEVMELHHQRKATADAPRGQRPTLDRVYGSTWITSGAGSVLFIAGEAGDPAVTVHHLKTPTGEIGPLQVIHDHERGTTTIEPTFDPVAILRANPGGLSTRDLAAILGGQANPDRSDVEKARRHLERLVKTGLARKTEGTAGGNGGGQQARYHVSNLHIAVG; the protein is encoded by the coding sequence GTGAACCAGCGTACGGCCCCGGGGCCGGATACGCCATCGCGCCCGCCGACAGCGGCCCCGGCTGCCGACGAGCCGCCCAACGACCTGGTCGCCGAGCAAGCGGTCCTCGGCGCGTGCATGTTCCAGCACCAGGCCGTGGACGAGGTACGGGCACTGCTGGTGCCGGAGGACTTCTACCGCCCGGCGCACGAGACCGTCTGGCGGGCCATCCTCGCCCTGCGCGCCGAGGACGCGCCCACCGACCCGATCGTGCTGGGCGACTTCCTACTCGGCCGGGGCGACCTCAACCGGATCGGCGGCACCACCTACCTCCACGTGCTGGCCGGCGCCCCGCCGACAGTCGCCAACGCCGCGTACTACGCCGAGATCGTCCGCCGCAAAGCCGACCTGCGCCGCCTGCGGGAGAACGGCCTCCGCACCCTCCAGCGGGCCGCCGAGCCAGGCGCCGACCCCGACGCGATACGCAGCGCCGCCGAGGCCGAGCTGCGCGCCGAACGCGACCGCGCCCTCGCCACCGGCGGCGGCAGGCTGTCCCGCTACCTGGTCGACGGCTGGCGCTTCGTCACCGAGACCGGCGCGGACACCGACCCGCTGTGGGGCACCCGCGAGCAGACCGCCTGGTCCTCGGGCGAGAGCCTGATGATCGTCGGCCCGCCCGGCGTCGGCAAGACCACCCTGGCCCACCAGGTGATCCTCGCCCGCCTCGGCCTCCAGGACACCGTCCTGAACATGCCCGTCTCCCCCAGCGAGCGAGTCCTGTACCTGGCCATGGACCGGCCCAAGCAGATCGCCCATGCCATGGCCCGCCGCGTCGCGCCCGAGCACGAGCCGGTCCTGCGCGACCGGCTCGCCGTCTGGCAGGGCCCGCTGCCCGCCACCCTCGACAAGGAGCCCGACCTCCTCGCCGACCTCGCCGCCGCCCACCAGGCCGACACCATCGTGATCGACAGCCTCAAGGACGCGGTCAGCACCCTCGTCGACGACGCGCTCGCCGTCGCCTTCCACAACGCCCGCATGCGCGCCCTGCGCAACGGCGTCGAGGTCATGGAACTCCACCACCAGCGCAAGGCCACCGCCGACGCCCCACGCGGCCAACGCCCCACCCTCGACCGGGTCTACGGCTCCACCTGGATCACCTCCGGCGCGGGCAGCGTGCTGTTCATCGCCGGAGAGGCGGGCGACCCCGCCGTCACCGTCCACCACCTCAAGACCCCGACCGGCGAGATCGGCCCCCTCCAGGTCATCCACGACCACGAGCGCGGCACCACCACGATCGAGCCCACCTTCGACCCGGTCGCCATCCTGCGCGCCAACCCCGGCGGACTCAGCACCCGCGACCTCGCCGCGATCCTCGGCGGCCAGGCCAACCCGGACCGGTCGGACGTGGAGAAGGCCAGGCGGCACCTGGAACGCCTCGTCAAGACCGGCCTCGCCCGGAAGACCGAGGGCACGGCAGGCGGCAACGGAGGCGGTCAGCAGGCCCGCTACCACGTCTCCAACCTGCACATCGCCGTCGGCTGA
- a CDS encoding class I SAM-dependent methyltransferase → MNQLVSKASVHAFYTEAIRSGRDTAENLQASTSERFNAFLESVREGAPRTALDLGYGAGAYAIALARAGFRVLAVDQIPCDALLRRIGGAGVLADRIEPRECLVEELVIDEDFGVIVAKDVLHYLARRDVESFLTSAVTYARGANHHYLEVFTGITRTSTDGRPLRVEGEADYSPGNFRRAIERIYDGWDITLLWSEHSEQDIRTGRNCFQATRATVIAANRAA, encoded by the coding sequence ATGAATCAGCTTGTTTCGAAGGCGTCCGTGCACGCCTTCTACACGGAGGCGATCCGGAGCGGCAGGGACACCGCAGAGAATCTCCAGGCCTCCACGTCGGAGCGGTTCAACGCATTCCTGGAATCCGTAAGGGAGGGGGCCCCTCGAACGGCACTGGATCTGGGGTACGGTGCTGGCGCCTACGCAATTGCTTTAGCACGCGCCGGATTTCGCGTGTTAGCCGTGGATCAGATTCCCTGCGACGCGCTTCTCCGTCGAATCGGCGGTGCAGGAGTATTGGCCGACCGCATCGAACCGCGAGAATGCCTCGTCGAGGAACTGGTCATCGACGAGGACTTCGGTGTCATCGTCGCCAAGGACGTACTTCATTACCTCGCAAGACGCGACGTTGAATCTTTCCTTACGAGTGCGGTGACCTATGCGCGTGGGGCGAACCACCACTACCTCGAAGTCTTCACGGGAATCACGCGCACGTCAACCGACGGTCGGCCGCTGCGCGTTGAAGGAGAGGCCGACTACTCCCCGGGAAACTTCCGACGTGCGATCGAGCGCATCTACGACGGCTGGGATATCACACTGCTCTGGTCCGAGCATTCGGAACAGGACATCCGGACCGGGCGCAACTGCTTCCAGGCGACCCGTGCCACTGTCATTGCGGCCAATCGGGCAGCCTGA
- a CDS encoding MobC family plasmid mobilization relaxosome protein has product MAERARREGAPSQEIGAGSDPDTLRTAQRAVLDSASAESAPPSVQGVQPAIRRFTGDKRTARVGPLRFTPEEHTSLREAAVEHGYKGESGFAADIVLAFVAGRFTANLPLSEDRRRIHVFRAQVLRALNRIGANINQIARALNSDYTPPDIRERLDELHRLLTTIAEALRGPADPTGVRHP; this is encoded by the coding sequence GTGGCGGAGAGGGCCCGGCGCGAGGGCGCGCCGAGCCAGGAGATCGGGGCCGGCTCCGATCCGGACACGCTCCGCACCGCCCAGCGAGCCGTCCTCGACAGCGCGTCCGCTGAATCCGCCCCGCCGAGCGTGCAAGGCGTTCAGCCCGCGATCCGCCGCTTCACCGGCGACAAACGCACCGCCCGCGTCGGCCCCCTGCGCTTCACCCCCGAAGAGCACACCAGCCTCCGCGAAGCCGCCGTGGAGCACGGCTACAAGGGCGAATCCGGCTTCGCCGCCGACATCGTCCTCGCCTTCGTCGCGGGTCGGTTCACCGCCAACCTTCCGCTCAGCGAGGACCGCCGCCGCATCCACGTGTTCCGCGCCCAGGTCCTGCGTGCGCTCAACCGCATTGGCGCCAACATCAACCAGATCGCGCGCGCCCTGAACAGCGACTACACGCCGCCCGACATCCGCGAACGCCTCGACGAACTGCACCGCCTGCTGACCACGATCGCGGAAGCCCTGCGCGGCCCCGCCGACCCGACGGGGGTCCGGCACCCGTGA
- a CDS encoding ATP-binding protein, which produces MTREFPREAVAVPQARSFVREVLDTWGVTERFDDMLTCVSELAANVVRHDETHGHSFHVALSGRDGLLRIEVLDASRRHPVVKSPSADSTTGRGLLLVNELADGWGVEPRDPRGKVVWTEFKIAARQGVTSPW; this is translated from the coding sequence GTGACACGGGAGTTCCCCAGGGAGGCCGTCGCTGTCCCCCAAGCCCGCTCCTTCGTACGCGAAGTCCTGGACACATGGGGCGTCACCGAACGATTCGACGACATGCTCACCTGCGTCTCGGAACTGGCCGCCAACGTGGTCCGCCATGACGAGACACATGGCCACAGCTTCCACGTCGCGTTGTCGGGCCGGGACGGTCTGCTGCGGATCGAGGTGCTTGACGCAAGCCGACGGCACCCGGTGGTCAAGTCGCCTAGCGCCGACAGTACGACCGGCCGCGGACTGTTGCTGGTCAACGAACTCGCCGACGGATGGGGGGTCGAACCGCGGGACCCGCGGGGCAAAGTCGTGTGGACCGAGTTCAAGATCGCGGCACGGCAGGGTGTGACGAGCCCATGGTGA
- a CDS encoding DUF2637 domain-containing protein: MTKHTAERYALAAAGTVIVVLTAGGFWLSYAHLAEVAGQHGLRNYPARQWTWPATLDAFIVAGELLMLRAGLRNVADWWAIGLTATGSVGSIALNVAGVSGTGNASAVPLLDYVVAAVPPTAALLAFGVLMRQIHQLVTVPDSAAEPVSAQPAKRPPALTQGAEGAADPQTAAPQTVPRTGRPADATLDELVEIGRAAASEHGRATRAVVQQAIRDKGLKVGGQRLTQAMSVLRAELGTERSDE, translated from the coding sequence ATGACCAAGCACACGGCCGAGCGATACGCGCTCGCCGCCGCCGGAACCGTCATCGTCGTCCTGACCGCCGGCGGATTCTGGCTCTCGTACGCGCACCTCGCCGAGGTCGCCGGACAACACGGGCTGAGGAACTACCCGGCCCGCCAATGGACATGGCCCGCGACCCTGGACGCCTTCATCGTCGCCGGCGAACTGCTGATGCTCCGCGCGGGTCTGCGCAACGTTGCGGACTGGTGGGCCATCGGCCTGACCGCGACCGGATCGGTCGGATCCATTGCGCTCAACGTGGCCGGAGTGAGCGGAACGGGCAACGCCTCCGCCGTGCCTCTCCTCGACTACGTGGTCGCCGCGGTCCCACCGACCGCCGCGCTGCTCGCCTTCGGCGTGCTGATGCGGCAGATCCACCAGCTCGTCACCGTGCCCGACAGCGCCGCGGAGCCGGTATCCGCACAGCCGGCGAAACGGCCGCCCGCCCTTACGCAGGGCGCAGAGGGCGCCGCCGATCCGCAGACCGCCGCCCCGCAGACGGTGCCGCGTACTGGCCGCCCCGCAGACGCCACGCTCGACGAACTCGTCGAGATCGGACGGGCAGCGGCCAGCGAACACGGACGGGCCACCCGCGCCGTCGTCCAACAGGCCATACGCGACAAGGGCCTCAAGGTCGGCGGCCAACGCCTCACCCAGGCCATGAGCGTCCTGCGAGCGGAACTCGGCACCGAACGCAGCGATGAGTGA
- a CDS encoding relaxase/mobilization nuclease domain-containing protein, which produces MIAAIKPSGANTRGLLAYLYGPGRHDEHLDPHIVAGFAMLGMPDPGRDQDATLTELGHYLDAPVALRNNEFGKHVTDHVWHCPVRAAPEDRFLSDTEWGEIAERIVHAAGIAPEGDDLACRWIAIRHADDHIHILATTVREDGRRPKLHDSGIRVGTACRDIEKDYGLRRLNKGDRTATRAPTQAEMHKAARLGWEQTSRAWLQDRIRAAIPHAATAEELLAYLEAGDVMVKPRRGPSGDLLGYSVGRPGDVNKDGEQIFHPGGKIAPDLTLAKLKARLEASAPEEYPTARRNRPGTPWQHATEALDAFSYEISRTGDSADSRGQAQLAALGELIEATAQAAPPELRTELRMAARAFAHAQRSQIRAEHGAATGLRTAARDLVNAGTGNDGGPLAVLLSALIWSAILTERWHTARNLAQQAAAAHQTVQHLQAAYDQAAAPQLAALAQRQPNSDTRATLANDVRAAVPDHAARILADPDWPALATVLADAEAGGHKPARLLKEAAKQRELHTARMPARVLLARIQHTARNPAPNPRAEAALLRSTLRSTTRQHINEPTPPRPIPPNDHQRRYR; this is translated from the coding sequence GTGATCGCCGCGATCAAGCCCTCCGGCGCCAACACCCGTGGACTGCTCGCCTACCTCTACGGACCCGGCCGCCACGACGAACACCTCGACCCGCACATCGTGGCCGGCTTCGCCATGCTCGGCATGCCCGACCCCGGCCGCGACCAAGACGCCACCCTGACCGAACTCGGCCACTACCTCGACGCCCCCGTAGCCCTGCGCAACAACGAGTTCGGCAAGCACGTCACAGACCACGTCTGGCACTGCCCCGTTCGCGCCGCACCCGAAGACAGGTTCCTGTCCGACACCGAGTGGGGCGAGATCGCCGAGCGCATCGTCCACGCTGCGGGCATCGCTCCGGAAGGCGACGACCTCGCCTGCCGATGGATCGCCATCCGTCACGCCGACGACCACATCCACATCCTCGCCACCACCGTCCGCGAAGACGGTCGTCGTCCCAAACTCCACGACAGCGGCATCCGCGTCGGCACCGCATGCCGCGACATCGAGAAGGACTACGGCCTGCGCCGCCTCAACAAGGGCGACCGCACCGCCACCCGCGCCCCCACCCAGGCCGAGATGCACAAGGCGGCCCGCCTCGGCTGGGAACAGACCAGCCGCGCCTGGCTCCAGGACCGCATCCGCGCCGCCATCCCCCACGCCGCCACTGCCGAGGAACTCCTCGCCTACCTCGAAGCCGGCGACGTCATGGTCAAGCCACGGCGCGGCCCGTCCGGCGACCTCCTCGGCTACTCCGTCGGCCGCCCCGGCGACGTCAACAAGGACGGCGAGCAGATCTTCCACCCCGGCGGGAAGATCGCCCCCGACCTCACCCTCGCCAAGCTGAAAGCACGCCTGGAAGCCAGCGCACCCGAGGAGTACCCCACCGCCCGCCGCAACCGGCCCGGCACCCCATGGCAGCACGCAACCGAGGCCCTCGACGCCTTCAGTTACGAGATCAGCCGTACGGGCGACAGCGCTGACAGTCGCGGCCAGGCCCAGCTCGCCGCCCTCGGCGAGCTGATCGAAGCCACCGCCCAGGCCGCCCCCCCGGAACTCCGCACCGAACTCCGGATGGCAGCGCGAGCCTTCGCCCACGCCCAGCGCTCCCAGATCCGCGCCGAACACGGCGCCGCCACCGGACTGCGAACTGCCGCACGGGACCTCGTCAACGCGGGCACGGGCAACGATGGCGGCCCCCTTGCCGTCCTGCTCTCAGCCCTCATCTGGTCCGCCATCCTCACCGAACGTTGGCACACCGCCCGGAACCTCGCCCAGCAGGCCGCCGCCGCCCACCAGACCGTCCAGCACCTCCAAGCCGCCTACGACCAGGCCGCCGCACCCCAACTCGCAGCCCTCGCCCAACGCCAGCCCAACTCGGACACCCGCGCCACCCTCGCCAACGACGTACGAGCCGCCGTCCCCGACCACGCCGCCCGCATCCTCGCCGACCCCGACTGGCCCGCCCTCGCCACCGTCCTCGCCGACGCCGAAGCCGGCGGCCACAAACCAGCCCGCCTCCTAAAAGAGGCCGCCAAACAACGCGAACTCCACACCGCCCGTATGCCAGCCCGTGTCCTGCTCGCCCGTATCCAGCACACTGCACGCAATCCGGCCCCGAACCCGCGAGCGGAAGCGGCCCTCCTGCGATCTACACTTCGCTCGACCACGCGCCAGCACATCAATGAACCAACGCCGCCTCGCCCCATTCCGCCGAACGATCACCAGCGTCGCTACCGGTAG
- a CDS encoding transcriptional regulator: MKLPNTDLVRWLDRSGMSHTELARRVKAAAQVWGQPHVTPDATTVRRWLGGDRPRPPVPEILADVFSASFGYKVTTYDLGLGESGTAKLSLEYNASFAVTVEAVADLGRADVDRRSFLAAAPFAAVAAVGPSRDWLLNTLDQQPDPGPRVRLEDVVAVRNMFGEFQRMDVLQGGGTGRLILAEYMNQHVFPLLRRTYTDEVRRALCEAAAEQTYLLGWMAYDNGEHGIAQRYLVQSLRLSEESHNAALGAHVLAGMADQATLLGNPEEGRRLAQAGRAGLAKGTSPACLADLWALEARALAKLGDKTSAAHAVVQSEAAFSRVHLDHEQEWAAFIDPAYLHGEHANTFRDLDDADAAEQHARQSIDHARAQRRARRGAMSQAALAATHLQRGDLEAAHAVGLRTLFLSRQVKSSRCVEAIQDLQRRMQPFGKHRLVADFNDRAREFAAAA, encoded by the coding sequence ATGAAGTTGCCGAACACCGACCTCGTCAGATGGCTCGACCGCTCAGGCATGAGTCATACGGAACTGGCCCGCCGGGTCAAAGCCGCAGCTCAGGTATGGGGTCAGCCGCACGTGACCCCGGATGCAACGACGGTGCGGCGCTGGCTGGGCGGCGATCGGCCGCGCCCGCCGGTACCGGAAATCCTCGCCGACGTCTTCTCCGCATCCTTCGGATACAAAGTCACCACCTACGATCTCGGGCTGGGCGAGAGCGGTACGGCGAAGCTCTCACTCGAGTACAACGCCTCGTTCGCCGTTACGGTGGAAGCCGTCGCCGACTTGGGGAGAGCGGACGTGGACCGTCGAAGCTTCCTTGCAGCAGCACCCTTCGCCGCCGTCGCGGCTGTCGGGCCGTCCCGCGACTGGCTGCTCAACACCCTCGACCAGCAGCCGGATCCCGGCCCCCGAGTACGGCTCGAAGACGTCGTCGCCGTAAGGAACATGTTCGGCGAGTTCCAGCGCATGGACGTCCTCCAAGGCGGAGGAACCGGCCGGCTCATCCTCGCCGAGTACATGAACCAGCACGTCTTCCCCCTGCTGCGCCGCACCTACACGGACGAGGTACGGCGGGCGCTGTGCGAAGCGGCGGCCGAGCAGACTTACCTGCTGGGCTGGATGGCCTACGACAACGGCGAACACGGCATAGCCCAGCGCTATCTCGTCCAGTCCCTGCGCCTTTCCGAGGAATCCCACAACGCCGCCCTCGGCGCCCACGTCCTGGCAGGCATGGCTGACCAGGCCACCCTTCTTGGCAACCCCGAGGAAGGACGGCGCTTGGCCCAGGCCGGCCGCGCCGGGCTCGCCAAGGGCACCTCGCCCGCGTGCCTGGCTGACCTGTGGGCCCTGGAAGCCCGGGCACTCGCGAAGCTTGGCGACAAGACCAGCGCCGCCCATGCCGTCGTGCAGTCCGAGGCAGCCTTCAGCCGCGTCCATCTCGACCACGAACAGGAATGGGCTGCCTTCATCGACCCCGCCTACCTCCACGGCGAACACGCCAATACCTTCCGCGACCTTGATGACGCGGATGCAGCCGAACAGCACGCTCGCCAGTCCATTGACCATGCCCGCGCTCAACGCCGCGCACGCCGAGGCGCCATGTCCCAGGCTGCTCTCGCCGCCACTCATCTGCAACGCGGAGACCTCGAAGCTGCGCACGCTGTGGGGCTGCGAACCCTGTTTCTCTCCCGGCAAGTGAAGAGTTCACGGTGCGTGGAGGCAATACAGGATCTCCAGCGCCGGATGCAGCCGTTCGGCAAACACCGGCTGGTCGCGGACTTCAACGACCGGGCTCGGGAGTTCGCGGCAGCTGCATAA
- a CDS encoding valine--tRNA ligase → MGVVTDDTQRPEPGLNNSAPELPTQYAPAEVEGSLYERWVERGYFEADAKSAKPAYTIVIPPPNVTGSLHLGHAFEHTLIDALTRRKRMQGYETLWQPGMDHAGIATQNVVERELAKEGKSRHDLGREAFVERVWQWKAESGGQIAGQMRRLGDGVAWSRDRFTMDEGLSRAVQTVFKRMYDDGLIYRAERIINWCPRCLTAISDIEVDYQDDDGELVSLKYGEGEYSVVVATTRAETMLGDTAVAVHPDDERYAHLVGKQIKLPLTGRTIPVVADTHVDPEFGTGAVKVTPAHDPNDFAIGQRHNLESIAVLDERGVITAHGPFEGLDRFEARSAIVAALRAEGRIVAEKRPYVHSVGHCSRCKTTLEPRLSLQWWVKVETLAKAAGDAVRDGRVNIHPADLSQRYFDWVDNLNDWCISRQLWWGHRIPVWHGPNGETVCVGPDEQPPSGEGWEQDTDVLDTWFSSGLWPFSTMGWPEQTEDLAKFYPNSAMVTGYDLMFFWVARMMMFGLYAMDGEVPFRTIAFHGMVRDEHGKKMSKSFGNTVNPLDWMDKYGSDALRFTLARGANPGTDVPIGEDWVQASRNFANKIWNATRFALMNGATIEGELPPAEQLSATDRWILSRLNTVVAEADAYYDDYQFAKLADALYHFAWDEVFDWYVELSKTTFMAGGDAAKASARVLGEVLDVTLRLLHPIVPFVTETLWTTLTGRESVVIADWPADSGFRDAAAEAEIGNLQQVITEVRRFRADQGLQPGQKVPARLDLSGTSLAAHESAIRQLLRLQPEADGFNATATLPVAGATVALDLSGTIDVAAERKRLAKDLAAAEKERSQTQAKLGNEAFMAKAPENVVEKIRTRLAKAEADIIRLENQISGLPPA, encoded by the coding sequence ATGGGCGTTGTGACTGACGACACCCAGCGCCCAGAGCCCGGGCTGAACAACAGCGCCCCCGAACTGCCGACTCAGTATGCACCGGCCGAAGTAGAGGGATCACTGTACGAGCGCTGGGTAGAGCGCGGCTACTTCGAGGCGGACGCCAAGAGTGCCAAGCCCGCGTACACCATCGTCATTCCCCCTCCCAACGTCACCGGCTCCCTCCACCTGGGTCATGCCTTCGAGCACACGCTGATTGACGCCCTCACCCGCCGCAAGCGCATGCAGGGCTACGAGACGTTGTGGCAGCCAGGGATGGACCACGCGGGCATCGCCACGCAGAACGTCGTCGAACGGGAGCTCGCCAAGGAAGGCAAGTCCCGTCACGATCTGGGCCGTGAGGCGTTCGTCGAGCGGGTCTGGCAGTGGAAGGCCGAGTCCGGTGGTCAGATCGCGGGCCAGATGCGACGTCTGGGTGACGGCGTGGCCTGGAGCCGTGACCGCTTCACCATGGACGAGGGTCTGTCCCGGGCGGTCCAGACCGTCTTCAAGAGGATGTACGACGACGGCCTGATCTATCGCGCCGAGCGGATCATCAACTGGTGCCCACGCTGCCTGACTGCCATCTCGGATATCGAAGTCGACTACCAGGACGACGACGGTGAGCTTGTCTCTCTGAAGTATGGCGAGGGCGAGTACAGCGTCGTTGTGGCGACCACCCGCGCCGAGACGATGCTCGGCGACACCGCGGTCGCCGTTCATCCGGACGACGAGCGGTACGCGCACCTGGTCGGCAAGCAGATCAAGCTTCCCCTGACCGGGCGCACGATTCCCGTTGTTGCCGACACGCACGTCGACCCGGAGTTCGGTACCGGTGCTGTCAAGGTCACGCCCGCCCATGACCCGAACGACTTCGCTATCGGACAGCGCCACAATCTTGAGTCGATCGCCGTCCTGGACGAGCGCGGAGTCATCACCGCCCACGGTCCCTTCGAGGGGCTCGATCGTTTCGAGGCTCGTTCCGCGATCGTCGCCGCCCTGCGCGCCGAGGGCCGGATCGTCGCCGAGAAGCGGCCGTACGTCCACTCGGTCGGTCACTGCTCGCGGTGCAAGACGACGCTGGAGCCGCGGCTGTCCCTGCAGTGGTGGGTGAAGGTCGAGACACTCGCCAAGGCCGCGGGAGACGCGGTCCGCGACGGGCGGGTGAACATCCATCCCGCCGACCTGTCCCAGCGCTACTTCGACTGGGTCGACAACCTCAACGACTGGTGCATCTCACGGCAGTTGTGGTGGGGCCACCGGATTCCCGTCTGGCACGGCCCGAACGGCGAGACCGTGTGCGTCGGCCCCGACGAGCAACCGCCCAGTGGCGAGGGCTGGGAGCAGGACACCGACGTCCTCGACACCTGGTTCTCCTCCGGCCTGTGGCCCTTCTCCACGATGGGCTGGCCGGAGCAGACTGAGGACCTGGCCAAGTTCTATCCGAACTCGGCCATGGTCACCGGGTACGACCTGATGTTCTTCTGGGTTGCCCGCATGATGATGTTCGGCCTGTACGCGATGGACGGGGAAGTCCCGTTCCGCACGATCGCCTTCCACGGCATGGTCCGTGACGAGCACGGCAAGAAGATGTCGAAGTCGTTCGGCAACACCGTCAATCCGCTGGACTGGATGGACAAGTACGGCTCCGACGCGCTGCGGTTCACCCTCGCGCGGGGCGCCAACCCGGGCACCGATGTGCCGATCGGCGAGGACTGGGTCCAGGCGTCGAGGAACTTCGCCAACAAGATCTGGAATGCGACGCGGTTCGCACTGATGAACGGCGCCACGATCGAGGGCGAGCTGCCTCCGGCCGAGCAGCTCTCGGCCACCGACCGATGGATCCTGTCCCGACTCAACACGGTTGTGGCCGAGGCGGACGCGTACTACGACGACTACCAGTTCGCGAAGCTCGCCGACGCCCTCTACCACTTCGCCTGGGACGAGGTCTTCGACTGGTACGTCGAGCTGTCCAAGACGACGTTCATGGCCGGTGGCGACGCGGCCAAGGCCTCGGCACGCGTCCTGGGCGAGGTCCTGGACGTAACACTGCGCCTGTTGCACCCCATCGTCCCGTTCGTGACCGAGACCCTGTGGACCACCCTCACCGGCCGCGAATCCGTCGTCATCGCCGACTGGCCGGCGGACAGCGGCTTCCGTGACGCCGCTGCTGAGGCCGAGATCGGAAACCTCCAGCAGGTCATCACCGAGGTGCGCCGCTTCCGCGCCGACCAGGGCCTCCAGCCCGGCCAGAAGGTCCCGGCCCGCCTGGATCTGTCCGGCACGTCCCTTGCCGCGCACGAGTCCGCCATCCGCCAGCTGCTGCGCCTCCAGCCGGAGGCTGACGGGTTCAACGCCACGGCGACCCTCCCTGTCGCCGGCGCCACGGTCGCCCTCGACCTGTCCGGCACCATCGACGTCGCGGCCGAGCGCAAGCGGCTGGCCAAGGACCTCGCTGCTGCCGAGAAGGAGAGGTCCCAGACGCAGGCCAAGCTCGGCAACGAGGCGTTCATGGCGAAGGCGCCGGAGAACGTGGTCGAGAAGATTCGTACCCGCCTGGCGAAGGCGGAAGCGGACATCATCCGCCTGGAGAACCAGATCAGCGGTCTGCCGCCCGCGTAG